A genomic window from Macrococcus sp. 19Msa1099 includes:
- a CDS encoding RusA family crossover junction endodeoxyribonuclease has translation MSEWKFTVNLQPVPTPRPSFRYDPKNKKTITYYQQSYIDYMDAVKKMLEEAGAYNEDFYNVMSAKLGVKAELYFYLKVPKGQKRINNIMRTTAPDLDNLIKSILDSIFKGLKIKDSRITMIQSAKFQVLDNPRTEIILKGVD, from the coding sequence ATGTCAGAATGGAAGTTTACAGTAAACTTACAACCAGTACCTACCCCACGACCTTCATTTAGGTATGATCCAAAGAACAAGAAGACCATCACTTATTATCAGCAGAGCTATATTGATTACATGGATGCTGTTAAAAAGATGTTAGAAGAAGCAGGGGCATACAACGAAGACTTTTATAATGTGATGTCAGCTAAACTTGGTGTAAAAGCGGAACTATATTTTTATTTGAAAGTACCTAAAGGGCAAAAGCGTATTAATAATATTATGCGAACTACTGCACCTGATTTAGACAACTTAATAAAATCCATCCTAGATAGCATATTCAAAGGTTTAAAGATAAAAGACAGTAGAATAACGATGATACAATCTGCAAAGTTCCAAGTGCTAGATAATCCAAGAACAGAGATAATTCTAAAGGGGGTAGACTGA